The genomic window TAGCGCCGCGGCACTGCTGCCACGATTGGACACATGAGCCGAGTTCGCCACGTCGATGCTCTCGTCGTCGGTGGAGGCTCGTGCGGCTGCGTCATGGCCGCGAGACTCAGCGAGGATCCCTCGCTCGAGGTCCTCCTGCTCGAGTCCGGGCCAGGGTTTGCCTCCCTCGGTGACGTCCCGTCGGAAGTGACGGATTCACGCCTGCTTCCGGTCGGTCCGAGCAGTCCATGGGTCGACACCTACCCCGCCGAACTGACGCCGTCGACTCCTCGGGTCATCGCCCGAGGCCGCGTTCTCGGCGGATCCGGCGCGGTCAACGGTGGGTATTTCATCCGGGCCCGACCATCGGACTTCGACGCCTGGCCGGCGTCGTGGTCGTTCGCCGATGTTCTTCCGTACTTTCGTCGCCTCGAGTCCGACGTCGATTTCACGGGATCGGCGCACGGAGACGCCGGACCGATGCCTGTCTCGCGAGTAGCCGCCGGTGCGCGTGCACCTATCACCGACATGTTCGTCGACGCTGCGCGGCGAGCAGGGTTCGCCGCCGACGACGACAAGAACGCGCCGGACTCGGTCGGAGGCGTCGGCGCCGTGCCGCGCAACGTGATTGGCGACATACGTACGAATTCTGCTCTCGCGTACCTTCTTCCGGCGCTTTCTCGGCCGAACCTGACAGTCGAGGATCGGTCGACGGTGCTGTCGGTGACGTTCGACGGTACGAGGGCCACCGGCGTCCTCGTTGCGCGCCGGGGAGGTGTCGAGCGGGTGGCGGCGAACACTGTGATTCTGTGCAGCGGTGCCGTACGGACGCCCCAGCTTCTGATGCTTTCCGGCGTCGGTCCTTCGGAAGAGCTACGGCTGCATGGGATCTCGGTCGTTCTCGATCACCCACGAGTTGGTCGTGAAATCAGCGACCATCCGGAAGTCGGTGTCTACTATAGCTTTCCGGATACGGGTCGACCGGCTTCGCTGCTGGAGGCCGTGCTGCACGTCGACGACCTCGAAATCCGACCGTACTCAGCAGCGTTCGATCGCATGATCCCGTTTCATCCGATCGGCGATCCGATGATCGGGGTCGGACTGATGAAACCCGAGAGTCGCGGCTCTCTGTCGCTGCGATCGAACGACCCGGCTGATGCGCCGATCGTGCGGTATCGGTACCTCGAAGCGGCGTCCGACCGGGCTGCGCTGGCAGGTGGGGTCGATCTCGTCGGCGACATGCTGGGAGGCGTCGTGCCGATCGCTCCCGGCTCGGGGGACCCGCTGCTGGGTAGGCTCGGAACCTCCCTTCACCTGTCGGGCAGTTGCGCGATGGGTCAAGGCAATTCCGTTCTCGACGACGAGTGTCGAGTTCGCGGAATCGACGGGCTGCGTGTCGTGGACACCTCGGCATTCCCGGTAGTGCCCACCAGGGGGCCGCACGCGACCGCGATCATGCTGGCCGAACGCGCATCGGACCTCGTGCGAGGCACGGTGGCGTAGGTTCGTGGTCTGTGGACCATTCTCGGTTCGCAGAGAATGGGGCAAACCCGATGTCTGACAAATCTCCGCGCAACTCCATGACCAAGAAGTCCGGAAAGTCGTTGAAGGAGAAGCGAGCGGACAAGAAGACGAAGGCCTCGGGCGACACAAGCATCGACATTTCCGCTACGGTCAAGAAGCGCTGACTTCGCAGACCCCTCTGGCCTCGGGAAGCGCCCCCGAGGCTCGGAGGGCCTGTATTCTGCGTGTGTGAGCTGGGTTACAGTGGTGCGACCACGCCAGAAGAGGTAACTGTGTGATGACTGTGAGATTGCCAGGGCAGGGCAACCCGTGGGTAGCCGTTCGCCCTGGTGAGGACATCGACGTTCTAGCTCGTCGAATGACCACCGCGCATCAACTGTTCGTCGACAACGGACCGTCGTCCACCAACGTGCGCTCCGTCGTACTCGATTCCTGGTTGCGTAGCAAAACGAAAGGCGTGAACCCGGACGGCGGGGACGAGTCTCTGGTGCTGTCCGGTGCCGAACTCGACCGGTACCGCAACGACCATCCGATGTCGATCATCCGCCCGGTCATACGCAAGTTGCTCGTCGAGGACGCCGCCGACACGGGTCTGCTCGTCGCCATCTCCGACGCGGAAGGCCGGTTGTTGTGGGTCGAGGGGGATTCGGCGGCAAAGGACCGAGCCCAGTCGATGAACTTCGCCGAAGGCGTCGACTGGAGCGAAGAGAGCAAGGGAACGAACGCGCCGGGAACAGCGCTGGCCGTCGATCATTGCGTTCAGATTTTCGCAGCCGAGCACTTCAGCAGGTCCGTACACGAATGGAGCTGTTCCGCCGCCCCGGTTCATCACCCCACGAGCGGTCAGATTCTGGGGGCCATCGACATCACCGGTGGTCCACGCGTTGCAGTTCCCGAAGTGCTGTCGCTCATTCGAGCCACCGTCGCAGCCGCGGAGTCGGAGCTGCGACTGCACCTGTTGAACTCACCGAAGTCATTGGGAGACACGTCTCCTCGTCTGGAGGTGCTCGGCTCCGGTAGGCCGGGACTCGTGCGAAGCAGTGGACGGCTGCCGCTGTCGCAGAGGCACGCGGAAATTCTTCTGCTGCTCGCCGATCATCCGGAAGGCCTCAGTTCGGACCATTTGGCGGTCCTGCTCGACGAGCACGAACTCGACTCCGTCACCATCCGTGCTGAGATGTCGCGTCTGCGAAAAACCTTCGGGGCGGCCGGACTGGCGTCGCGGCCGTATCGGTTGGTGGGAGAGCTCGGCTCCGATGTCGGCGATATTCGTCGGGCGCTGGACCGCGGCGATATCGACGCCGCACTGCGGATCTACACCGGTCCGGTGTTGCCTGGATCCGCAGCGCCTGGGATCGAAGATATTCGTGAGGAATTGCGCTCGCGCGTGCAGGCAGCATTACTACGCGCCGGG from Rhodococcus sp. P1Y includes these protein-coding regions:
- the mftG gene encoding mycofactocin dehydrogenase MftG; its protein translation is MSRVRHVDALVVGGGSCGCVMAARLSEDPSLEVLLLESGPGFASLGDVPSEVTDSRLLPVGPSSPWVDTYPAELTPSTPRVIARGRVLGGSGAVNGGYFIRARPSDFDAWPASWSFADVLPYFRRLESDVDFTGSAHGDAGPMPVSRVAAGARAPITDMFVDAARRAGFAADDDKNAPDSVGGVGAVPRNVIGDIRTNSALAYLLPALSRPNLTVEDRSTVLSVTFDGTRATGVLVARRGGVERVAANTVILCSGAVRTPQLLMLSGVGPSEELRLHGISVVLDHPRVGREISDHPEVGVYYSFPDTGRPASLLEAVLHVDDLEIRPYSAAFDRMIPFHPIGDPMIGVGLMKPESRGSLSLRSNDPADAPIVRYRYLEAASDRAALAGGVDLVGDMLGGVVPIAPGSGDPLLGRLGTSLHLSGSCAMGQGNSVLDDECRVRGIDGLRVVDTSAFPVVPTRGPHATAIMLAERASDLVRGTVA
- a CDS encoding helix-turn-helix domain-containing protein, with amino-acid sequence MTVRLPGQGNPWVAVRPGEDIDVLARRMTTAHQLFVDNGPSSTNVRSVVLDSWLRSKTKGVNPDGGDESLVLSGAELDRYRNDHPMSIIRPVIRKLLVEDAADTGLLVAISDAEGRLLWVEGDSAAKDRAQSMNFAEGVDWSEESKGTNAPGTALAVDHCVQIFAAEHFSRSVHEWSCSAAPVHHPTSGQILGAIDITGGPRVAVPEVLSLIRATVAAAESELRLHLLNSPKSLGDTSPRLEVLGSGRPGLVRSSGRLPLSQRHAEILLLLADHPEGLSSDHLAVLLDEHELDSVTIRAEMSRLRKTFGAAGLASRPYRLVGELGSDVGDIRRALDRGDIDAALRIYTGPVLPGSAAPGIEDIREELRSRVQAALLRAGDPVLLAQWTSSIHGRTDVIAWEAYRATLSRDSALYGQVNARINLLDRQLGV